From the Carya illinoinensis cultivar Pawnee chromosome 4, C.illinoinensisPawnee_v1, whole genome shotgun sequence genome, one window contains:
- the LOC122306533 gene encoding uncharacterized mitochondrial protein AtMg00810-like, producing the protein MPSGYSVQGKNKVCKLNKSLYGLKQASQQWYAKFSSSLLQFGFTQSRAYYSLFTKGSGSSFLALLMYVDDIIVASNDPHGISALKAFLESKFKIKDLDILDDAGLTGCKPSFIPMDPKLKLTKDEGQLLHDPLEFRRLIGRLLYLTITRPDLIFSVNLLNQYMNAPRLPHLQAAYKVLHYVKKSPSRGLLFPASSSCQLISYCDSDWASCPNTRKSTTGYCAFLGQSLISWKCKKQTSISRSLTEAEYHSMAATSCELV; encoded by the exons ATGCCCTCTGGATACTCAGTTCAAGGAAAGAACAAAGTTTGTAAATTAAACAAGAGTTtgtatggcctcaaacaagcctCTCAACAATGGTatgctaaattttcttcttctttgttacAATTTGGATTTACTCAGTCAAGAGCTTATTACAGTCTCTTTACTAAAGGCAGTGGTTCATCCTTTCTAGCTCTACTTATGTATGTTGACGATATTATTGTAGCTTCTAATGATCCCCATGGTATTTCAGCTCTCAAGGCCTTCCTAGAATCAAAATTCAAGATCAAAGATCTTG ACATACTTGATGATGCTGGCTTAACTGGTTGCAAGCCTAGCTTCATTCCCATGGACCCGAAACTCAAACTCACTAAGGATGAAGGCCAACTGCTACACGATCCATTAGAATTTAGAAGGCTCATTGGGAGACTCCTTTACTTAACAATCACACGACCTGATCTTATATTTTCTGTTAACTTACTCAATCAATACATGAATGCTCCTCGGCTTCCACATCTTCAAGCAGCTTACAAGGTGTTGCATTATGTCAAAAAATCTCCTAGCCGAGGCTTATTATTTCCTGCCTCATCTTCTTGTCAATTAATCTCTTATTGTGATTCCGATTGGGCATCATGCCCAAATACAAGAAAATCTACTACTGGCTACTGTGCGTTCCTTGGGCAGTCTCTCATTTCGTGGAAATGCAAGAAGCAAACCTCCATTTCTCGTAGTTTAACTGAGGCTGAGTACCATTCTATGGCTGCTACTTCTTGTGAGCTTGTCTAG